The Beijerinckiaceae bacterium RH AL1 genome has a segment encoding these proteins:
- a CDS encoding hypothetical protein (ID:RHAL1_00149;~conserved exported protein of unknown function;~source:Prodigal:2.6), giving the protein MNVRLAGLSLAALLVSPAFAGSVAPQKHVHRVFDIMREGSKIGTDTFDISRQGDATSVKVNTHIIVKVAFITAYRYDHSEAGTWKGTQLVSFKSKTDDNGKDHTIAATQSEGKIALDVDGTSTTAPKSTQPASLWGAEVSKQKQIFDPANGKRMAVGVQDLGDETVEVNGVPRQLNHVKLTGAFPRDLWFDEDGLVKMELRGSDNSQITSQLRVSTASN; this is encoded by the coding sequence ATGAACGTTCGACTCGCCGGTCTATCGCTTGCCGCCCTCCTCGTCTCGCCGGCCTTCGCAGGCTCGGTCGCACCGCAGAAGCACGTGCATCGCGTCTTCGACATCATGCGCGAGGGCTCGAAGATCGGCACCGACACGTTCGACATTTCGCGCCAGGGCGACGCGACCAGCGTCAAGGTGAACACCCACATCATCGTCAAGGTCGCCTTCATCACGGCCTACCGCTACGACCATTCCGAGGCCGGGACCTGGAAGGGCACGCAGCTCGTCTCCTTCAAGTCGAAGACCGACGACAACGGCAAGGATCACACGATCGCCGCGACGCAGAGCGAGGGCAAGATCGCGCTCGACGTCGACGGCACGTCGACGACCGCGCCGAAGAGCACGCAGCCGGCGAGCCTGTGGGGCGCCGAGGTGTCCAAGCAGAAGCAGATCTTCGATCCCGCCAACGGCAAGCGCATGGCGGTCGGCGTGCAGGACCTCGGCGACGAGACGGTCGAGGTGAACGGCGTGCCGCGCCAGCTCAACCACGTGAAGCTCACCGGCGCCTTCCCGCGCGACCTCTGGTTCGACGAGGACGGCCTCGTGAAGATGGAGTTGCGCGGCTCCGACAACTCGCAGATCACCTCGCAGCTGCGCGTGTCCACCGCGTCGAACTGA